One region of Candidatus Methylomirabilota bacterium genomic DNA includes:
- a CDS encoding MFS transporter — protein sequence MTTGGPRRRLTFESWERNVWALALVVFIAFVGFQFFSPFLPLYVMELGVTDPTRVALWSGVLTAVTPAVAGLLGPLWGSFADRVGRKMMMIRSLAGFVLIVAAMGLVTSVTQLLVLRVLQGVIAGFSVFAMALASVSCPKDKVPVAIGRVQGAQLLSVAIGPAAGGYVASHFGLRYAFFVTAGMCALALVGLIALFTESRPLGPSGPVTATDETGFTLRQVWTTRGFPVVLALLFAGQFIDRGLSLLVPLKVAVLPDVTRIAATAGEIISLAAICATGSALLAGRLAQRWPPERLLLVGLLGGGLPCALMAFAGGWQSLMALRCLAGLFLGGALTLAYSIGGTLVSGERRGAAFGWLALSVQIGTAASPLVSGGLAALSLSGAFVLDGALAWLAAGLLLIGARRLRRGAAH from the coding sequence GTGACGACCGGCGGCCCGAGACGGCGTCTCACATTCGAGAGCTGGGAGCGCAACGTCTGGGCCCTGGCCCTCGTCGTGTTCATCGCCTTCGTCGGCTTCCAGTTCTTCTCGCCGTTCCTGCCGCTCTACGTGATGGAGCTGGGCGTCACCGATCCCACCCGGGTGGCCCTCTGGTCCGGCGTGCTCACCGCGGTGACGCCCGCGGTCGCGGGCTTGCTCGGGCCGCTGTGGGGCAGCTTCGCGGACCGGGTCGGGCGCAAGATGATGATGATCCGCTCGCTCGCCGGGTTCGTCCTCATCGTGGCCGCGATGGGGCTGGTGACCTCGGTCACCCAGCTGCTGGTGCTGCGCGTGCTCCAGGGCGTCATCGCCGGCTTCTCGGTGTTCGCGATGGCCCTGGCCAGCGTGTCGTGCCCGAAGGACAAGGTGCCGGTGGCCATCGGGCGCGTGCAGGGCGCGCAGCTCCTGAGCGTGGCCATCGGCCCCGCCGCCGGCGGGTACGTCGCCTCGCACTTCGGCCTGCGCTACGCCTTCTTCGTCACCGCCGGCATGTGCGCGCTGGCGCTGGTCGGGCTCATCGCGCTGTTCACGGAGAGCCGGCCGCTCGGCCCGAGCGGGCCGGTGACCGCCACCGACGAGACCGGCTTCACGCTGCGGCAGGTGTGGACCACCCGCGGGTTCCCGGTGGTGCTCGCCCTGCTCTTCGCCGGGCAGTTCATCGATCGCGGGCTCTCCCTGCTCGTGCCGTTGAAGGTCGCGGTCCTGCCCGACGTCACCCGCATCGCGGCGACCGCGGGCGAGATCATCTCCCTCGCCGCGATCTGCGCCACCGGCTCGGCCCTGCTCGCGGGCCGGCTGGCGCAGCGATGGCCGCCCGAGCGGCTGCTCCTGGTCGGCCTCCTCGGAGGCGGTCTCCCGTGCGCGTTGATGGCGTTCGCGGGAGGATGGCAGAGCCTGATGGCGCTGCGCTGTCTCGCCGGGCTCTTCCTCGGCGGGGCGCTGACGCTCGCCTACTCCATCGGCGGCACGCTGGTGAGCGGCGAGCGGCGCGGCGCCGCCTTCGGCTGGCTCGCGCTGAGCGTGCAGATCGGCACGGCGGCGAGTCCGCTGGTCAGCGGCGGGCTGGCCGCGCTCAGCCTGTCCGGGGCCTTCGTCCTCGACGGCGCGCTGGCGTGGCTGGCCGCGGGCCTCCTGCTGATCGGCGCGCGCCGGCTGCGCCGCGGCGCCGCGCACTGA
- a CDS encoding ABC transporter substrate-binding protein translates to MRHAVLAVALILWLSPADLLAQTTKLRVAICARTISMGVGSPFAVAMKMGWFKQEGLEVEIVPLPGSTDCVKAVATGEVPISLPSVEPLANGRPQGVKAKIYYTAYQTNGYGIAVPADSAIRSPAELRGKSIGVTSLASAGVVVARAQVAAAGLDPARDVQIVVAGEGAQTAAMMRNRQVDALSQFDTQYAMVENAGVRVRYLDRRDIERFPGNGFLASEETLKTRGKELIGFARSYAKGTIFTIANPEAAVRIVYEMFPQTRPTGKDEATAVREDIKVLEARMPHYKLEPAGVKRWGESSEANYGAYVDFLVKWSVITQKVPTGDLITNEMIDEINRMDPAKIAAEAAAYRYSR, encoded by the coding sequence ATGCGCCACGCCGTCCTGGCCGTTGCGTTGATCCTCTGGCTCTCGCCCGCCGACCTGCTCGCCCAGACCACCAAGCTGCGGGTGGCCATCTGCGCGCGCACCATCAGCATGGGGGTCGGCTCCCCCTTCGCGGTGGCCATGAAGATGGGCTGGTTCAAGCAGGAGGGGCTCGAGGTGGAGATCGTGCCGCTGCCGGGCTCGACCGACTGCGTGAAGGCAGTGGCCACCGGCGAGGTGCCGATCTCGCTGCCGAGCGTGGAGCCGCTGGCCAACGGGCGGCCGCAGGGCGTGAAGGCCAAGATCTACTACACCGCCTACCAGACCAACGGGTACGGCATCGCGGTGCCCGCGGACAGCGCGATCCGGAGCCCGGCCGAGCTGCGCGGCAAGTCCATCGGCGTGACCAGCCTGGCCTCGGCGGGCGTGGTGGTGGCGCGCGCCCAGGTGGCCGCGGCGGGGCTCGATCCGGCGCGCGACGTGCAGATCGTGGTCGCCGGCGAGGGCGCCCAGACCGCGGCGATGATGCGCAACCGGCAGGTCGACGCCCTCAGCCAGTTCGACACCCAGTACGCGATGGTGGAGAACGCGGGGGTGCGGGTGCGCTACCTCGACCGGCGCGACATCGAGCGCTTCCCCGGCAACGGCTTCCTCGCCTCCGAGGAGACCTTGAAGACGCGCGGCAAGGAGCTGATCGGCTTCGCGCGGTCGTACGCCAAGGGCACGATCTTCACGATCGCGAACCCGGAGGCGGCGGTGCGGATCGTCTACGAGATGTTCCCCCAGACCAGGCCCACCGGGAAGGACGAGGCCACCGCGGTCCGCGAGGACATCAAGGTCCTCGAGGCCCGCATGCCCCACTACAAGCTCGAGCCGGCGGGGGTCAAGCGCTGGGGCGAGAGCTCCGAGGCCAACTACGGCGCCTACGTCGACTTCCTGGTCAAGTGGAGCGTGATCACCCAGAAGGTGCCGACCGGCGACCTCATCACCAACGAGATGATCGACGAGATCAACCGCATGGACCCGGCGAAGATCGCCGCGGAGGCCGCGGCCTACCGCTACAGCCGGTAG
- a CDS encoding aldo/keto reductase, producing MIERRPFGRTGHQSTVTLFGAAALARVSQDEADRALEVLLRYGVNHIDTAARYGDSEVRIGPWMARHRRDFFLATKTGSRGAREAREDLHRSLERLKVDSVDLIQLHSLAHPDDWDRAMGPGGALEALVEAKQQGLVRAIGVTGHGWTIAAMHRRSLARFDFDSVLLPYNYFMDQSPRYREAFEEVAAICRERNVAVQTIKGIARGAWGAADRTHATWYQPLERQEDIDRAVHWVLGRPGIFLNTAGDLALLPRVLDAASRFQRRPSDEAMTALHDATRMSSLFGLPT from the coding sequence ATGATCGAGCGCCGGCCGTTCGGACGCACCGGGCATCAGTCCACCGTCACCCTGTTCGGCGCCGCCGCGCTGGCCCGCGTCAGCCAGGACGAGGCCGACCGCGCGCTGGAGGTGCTGCTGCGCTACGGGGTCAACCATATCGACACCGCCGCCCGCTACGGCGATTCCGAGGTGCGCATCGGGCCCTGGATGGCCCGGCACCGCCGCGATTTCTTCCTCGCCACCAAGACCGGCTCGCGAGGCGCCCGGGAGGCGCGCGAGGACCTGCATCGCTCGCTCGAGCGACTGAAAGTCGACTCGGTGGACCTGATCCAGCTGCACTCGCTCGCGCATCCCGACGACTGGGACCGGGCCATGGGACCGGGCGGCGCCCTGGAGGCGCTGGTCGAGGCGAAGCAGCAAGGGCTCGTGCGGGCCATCGGGGTCACCGGGCACGGCTGGACCATCGCGGCGATGCACCGGCGGAGCCTCGCCCGCTTCGACTTCGACTCGGTGTTGCTCCCCTACAACTACTTCATGGACCAGAGCCCGCGCTATCGCGAGGCTTTCGAGGAGGTCGCGGCGATCTGCCGCGAGCGCAACGTGGCGGTGCAGACCATCAAGGGCATCGCGCGCGGGGCGTGGGGCGCCGCCGACCGCACGCACGCCACCTGGTACCAGCCGCTGGAGCGCCAGGAGGACATCGACCGCGCGGTGCACTGGGTGCTCGGGCGTCCCGGCATCTTCCTCAACACCGCGGGCGATCTCGCGCTGCTGCCGCGCGTGCTGGACGCGGCCAGCCGGTTCCAGCGCCGCCCCTCCGACGAGGCAATGACGGCCCTGCACGACGCGACGCGCATGTCGTCGCTCTTCGGACTTCCCACGTGA
- a CDS encoding xanthine dehydrogenase family protein molybdopterin-binding subunit, with protein MLVGASPKRKEDGRFVAGRGRYLDDVRVDGLLHLVVVRSQHAHARVLGVDGGAARALPGIVAVWTLDDLPELAAATVPPLVPEPGGRRYIHPVMAGRRVRHVGEAVAVVVASDPYVAADGAERVAVAYHPLPAALGPEAATAPGAPRVNDEWPDNVASVTSGGTGDPAGALAGAALVVSARLAYPRVAGMPLETRGVLAAPDPIGGGLTVWTSTQVPFAVRSGIAPVVGLPEERVRVLVPDVGGGFGVKGHVYPEDILVAAVARRLGRPVKWTETRTEHCLIAAGDRDQVHEARIGVERDGRIVGIETRFTRDHGAAPTLGEAITLNTINHLPGPYRVPHYRGAGRNVVTHKTFAAAYRGAGRPEAAFVLDRLLDRAARRLGMDPAELRRRNLIRPDEMPSPTGLTYRDGAPIIYDPADYPAAFERLLETLDYEGWRARQAERRGGPRPIGIGLCAYVEGTGIGPFEGADIRVDPNGTVFVHLGVCAQGQGHETTLAQITADELAVPLESVVVVGGDTSLVGYGMGTIASRVAAVGGPAVQRSAAAVAHKARLVGAELFECAPDDVVLADGHVHVRGVPDQRVTLGQVARAAVRSRAVAEAGGPGLSACAFFYPDTVTWAFGVQGVVAEVDLESCAISLLRLAAMHDCGRAINPVIVEGQLHGGIAQGLGSALGESLIYDEAGQLLTGTLMDYPLPRADEMPPLDVVHMDFPSVINPLGIKGVGESGVIAPAATVANAVEDALADYGVEIDRPPVTSARVFELLRASGRWPARPREETRS; from the coding sequence ATGCTGGTCGGCGCCTCGCCGAAGCGCAAGGAGGACGGCCGCTTCGTCGCGGGGCGGGGCCGCTACCTCGACGACGTGCGCGTCGACGGCCTGCTCCATCTGGTGGTCGTGCGGAGCCAGCACGCGCACGCGCGCGTGCTCGGCGTCGACGGCGGCGCCGCCCGCGCGCTGCCCGGCATCGTCGCGGTGTGGACGCTCGACGATCTGCCGGAGCTGGCCGCCGCCACCGTGCCGCCGCTCGTGCCCGAGCCGGGCGGCCGCCGCTACATCCACCCGGTGATGGCCGGGCGCCGCGTGCGCCACGTGGGCGAGGCGGTCGCGGTGGTGGTGGCGAGCGATCCGTACGTGGCCGCCGACGGCGCCGAGCGCGTCGCGGTCGCCTACCATCCCCTGCCCGCCGCGCTCGGCCCCGAGGCGGCCACCGCGCCCGGGGCCCCGCGCGTCAACGACGAGTGGCCCGACAATGTGGCCTCCGTCACGAGCGGCGGCACGGGCGACCCGGCCGGCGCGCTGGCCGGCGCCGCGCTGGTCGTCTCCGCGCGACTGGCCTATCCGCGCGTGGCCGGCATGCCGCTCGAGACGCGCGGGGTGCTGGCCGCGCCCGATCCCATCGGCGGCGGCCTCACGGTGTGGACGTCGACGCAGGTGCCCTTCGCGGTGCGCAGCGGCATCGCGCCGGTGGTCGGTCTGCCCGAGGAGCGCGTCCGGGTGCTGGTGCCCGACGTGGGCGGCGGCTTCGGGGTGAAGGGCCACGTCTATCCCGAGGACATTCTCGTGGCCGCGGTCGCGCGACGGCTGGGCCGGCCCGTGAAGTGGACCGAGACCCGCACCGAGCACTGCCTCATCGCCGCGGGCGATCGCGACCAGGTCCACGAGGCGCGCATCGGGGTGGAGCGCGACGGCCGCATCGTGGGCATCGAGACGCGCTTCACCCGCGATCACGGTGCCGCACCCACCCTGGGCGAGGCCATCACCCTGAATACGATCAATCACCTGCCCGGCCCGTATCGCGTGCCGCACTATCGCGGGGCCGGCCGCAACGTGGTCACCCACAAGACCTTCGCGGCCGCCTATCGCGGCGCCGGTCGCCCGGAGGCCGCCTTCGTCCTCGACCGCCTGCTCGATCGCGCGGCGCGGCGCCTCGGCATGGATCCCGCCGAATTGCGGCGGCGCAATCTGATCCGGCCCGACGAGATGCCGAGCCCGACCGGGCTCACCTACCGCGACGGCGCGCCGATCATCTACGATCCCGCCGACTACCCGGCCGCCTTCGAGCGCCTGCTCGAGACGCTCGACTACGAGGGCTGGCGGGCGCGGCAGGCCGAGCGGCGCGGCGGCCCGCGGCCGATCGGCATCGGCCTCTGCGCCTACGTCGAGGGCACCGGCATCGGGCCCTTCGAGGGCGCCGACATCCGGGTCGATCCCAACGGCACCGTGTTCGTGCACCTGGGCGTGTGCGCCCAGGGCCAGGGCCACGAGACCACGCTCGCGCAGATCACCGCCGACGAGCTGGCCGTCCCGCTCGAGTCGGTGGTGGTGGTCGGGGGCGATACGAGCCTGGTCGGCTATGGCATGGGCACCATCGCGAGCCGGGTGGCCGCGGTGGGAGGCCCCGCGGTGCAGCGCTCCGCGGCGGCCGTCGCCCACAAGGCCCGGCTGGTCGGCGCCGAGCTGTTCGAGTGCGCGCCGGACGACGTGGTGCTGGCCGACGGCCACGTGCACGTGCGCGGGGTGCCGGACCAGCGCGTGACCCTCGGCCAGGTGGCGCGCGCCGCGGTGCGGAGCCGGGCGGTGGCCGAGGCCGGCGGCCCCGGGCTCAGCGCCTGCGCGTTCTTCTATCCCGACACCGTGACGTGGGCCTTCGGCGTGCAGGGCGTCGTGGCCGAGGTGGATCTGGAGTCGTGCGCGATCTCGCTGCTGCGGCTGGCCGCCATGCACGACTGCGGGCGGGCGATCAACCCGGTGATCGTGGAGGGCCAGCTCCACGGCGGCATCGCGCAGGGGCTGGGCAGCGCGCTCGGCGAGTCGCTCATCTACGACGAGGCGGGCCAGCTCCTCACCGGCACCCTGATGGACTACCCGCTGCCGCGCGCGGACGAGATGCCGCCGCTCGACGTGGTGCACATGGACTTCCCATCCGTGATCAACCCGCTCGGCATCAAGGGGGTGGGCGAGAGCGGGGTGATTGCCCCGGCGGCCACGGTGGCCAACGCGGTCGAGGACGCGCTGGCCGACTACGGCGTGGAGATCGACCGGCCGCCGGTCACCTCCGCGCGGGTCTTCGAGCTGCTGCGGGCCTCCGGCCGCTGGCCGGCCCGGCCCCGGGAGGAGACGCGATCATGA
- a CDS encoding cupin domain-containing protein, with the protein MTQTAQSLEHLLVSHVARFTDRKADWDAFADARVEGFRRAQHRFIGSGASGKADAAVIPAEHFTLSIMFVPPGQGNAPHTHEVEEVFFILEGKVAVFLEDGAGHRAETVLGPWDCVSCPANVIHGFTNVGLEPAYLQVMLGKARPELMTYTDGDLQSRRDEHLRAAGSRG; encoded by the coding sequence ATGACCCAGACCGCACAATCCCTGGAGCACCTGCTCGTCTCGCACGTGGCGCGCTTCACCGATCGGAAGGCCGACTGGGACGCCTTCGCCGACGCGCGCGTGGAGGGCTTCCGGCGGGCCCAGCATCGCTTCATCGGCTCGGGCGCCTCCGGCAAGGCCGACGCCGCGGTCATACCCGCGGAGCACTTCACGCTCTCGATCATGTTCGTCCCGCCCGGTCAGGGCAACGCGCCTCACACCCACGAGGTCGAGGAGGTCTTCTTCATCCTCGAGGGCAAGGTCGCGGTCTTCCTCGAGGACGGCGCCGGTCATCGCGCCGAGACCGTGCTCGGGCCGTGGGACTGCGTGTCGTGCCCGGCCAACGTCATCCACGGCTTCACCAACGTGGGGCTCGAGCCGGCGTACCTGCAGGTGATGCTGGGCAAGGCCAGGCCCGAGCTGATGACGTACACCGACGGCGATCTGCAATCCCGCCGCGACGAGCACCTGCGCGCGGCGGGCTCGCGCGGCTAG
- a CDS encoding Os1348 family NHLP clan protein yields MSRYEVNSLLYRLKKDPEFRARFDRDARAALADADLTEAEREAFVAHDMRRINELGGYLHLVMSIPGLAAH; encoded by the coding sequence GTGAGCCGCTACGAGGTCAACAGCCTGCTCTATCGGCTCAAGAAGGATCCCGAGTTCCGGGCGCGCTTCGATCGCGACGCGCGGGCCGCGCTGGCCGACGCCGACCTGACCGAGGCGGAGCGCGAGGCCTTCGTGGCCCACGACATGCGCCGGATCAACGAGCTGGGCGGCTATCTCCATCTGGTCATGTCCATCCCGGGCCTGGCCGCCCACTAG
- a CDS encoding fumarylacetoacetate hydrolase family protein, translating into MKLVRFGRAGAERPGLVDADGGLRDLSGVVEDITPEVLSPAGLKRLRAARPDRLPAVRGNPRLGCPLRGIGKIVCIGLNYTDHAVEVSLPLPKEPTIFIKANSAISGPDDPIARPPGAHKLDYEVELVAVIGRVAQGVDEARALDHVAGYCLMNDVSEREFQMEHGGGTTKGKSCDTFAPIGPWLVTADEIPDPQALALWTTVNGERRQQGSARDMVFPVRALVAYVSRFMTLRPGDLLSTGTPAGVGHGAKPPRYLEPGDTVEQGIDGLGRQHHRVVQRRA; encoded by the coding sequence ATGAAGCTGGTGCGGTTCGGGCGGGCCGGCGCGGAGCGGCCGGGGCTCGTGGACGCCGACGGCGGGCTGCGCGATCTCTCGGGCGTGGTGGAGGACATCACGCCCGAGGTGCTGTCGCCCGCCGGGCTCAAGCGGCTGCGCGCGGCCCGGCCCGATCGCCTGCCGGCGGTGCGGGGCAACCCGCGGCTCGGCTGCCCGCTGCGGGGCATCGGCAAGATCGTCTGCATCGGGCTGAACTACACCGACCACGCCGTGGAGGTCTCGCTGCCGCTGCCCAAGGAGCCGACCATCTTCATCAAGGCCAACAGCGCGATCAGCGGCCCCGACGATCCGATCGCCCGGCCGCCCGGCGCGCACAAGCTCGACTACGAAGTCGAGCTGGTGGCGGTGATCGGTCGCGTCGCGCAGGGCGTGGACGAGGCGCGCGCGCTGGACCACGTGGCCGGCTACTGCCTGATGAACGACGTCTCCGAGCGCGAGTTCCAGATGGAGCACGGCGGCGGCACCACCAAGGGCAAGAGCTGCGACACCTTCGCGCCCATCGGGCCCTGGCTGGTCACCGCCGACGAGATCCCGGACCCGCAGGCCCTCGCCCTGTGGACGACGGTGAACGGCGAGCGGCGCCAGCAGGGCAGCGCGCGGGACATGGTGTTCCCGGTGCGCGCGCTCGTGGCCTACGTGAGCCGCTTCATGACGCTGCGGCCGGGCGATCTGCTCTCCACCGGCACGCCCGCCGGCGTGGGCCACGGGGCCAAGCCGCCGCGCTATCTCGAGCCCGGCGACACGGTGGAGCAGGGGATCGACGGCCTCGGCCGGCAGCACCATCGGGTGGTCCAGCGCCGCGCGTGA
- a CDS encoding amidohydrolase family protein yields the protein MILVEHGTVITVDGTRRILGDGSILIDRGEILEVGPARDVRPPRAPDRVIDARNLVVAPGFVDTHVHLSEHLNRGLLLDDIPVDRYLPDWLIPLYSVMTAEDEQHAALLAGIEMIRTGTTTFCEAGTLFDVLAVAEAVERLGMRAILGRWTWDLETGPDRMRQTTEQALRANEEMLEAINSREGLVRAWPLLLGFGTCSAALIRGAHALADRSGVGWGMMHLASHPSRRTRDRLPLATLDGWGVLGPRTKLSHMVYLDDADIALLARRSVKVSHCPTAGLKHTKGLAAHARVPEMIAGGVCVSLGGDSGNGSNHFDMLRMMYLVANLYKDARLDVGVMPPETVMEMATRRGAESLLMERQIGSIEPGKRADLVFYDRDAPEWRPLLNPLNNLVYAATGSSVRSVMIDGRLVLDEGRITTVDERAVYERVEVLARRQVERAGLRIESRWPRLS from the coding sequence GTGATCCTCGTCGAGCACGGCACCGTCATCACCGTCGACGGTACGCGTCGGATCCTGGGCGACGGCTCCATCCTGATCGACCGCGGCGAGATCCTCGAGGTCGGCCCGGCCCGCGACGTGCGCCCGCCGCGCGCGCCCGACCGGGTGATCGACGCCCGCAACCTGGTGGTGGCTCCCGGGTTCGTCGACACCCACGTGCATCTGTCGGAGCACCTCAACCGGGGGCTCCTGCTCGACGACATCCCGGTGGATCGCTACCTGCCCGACTGGCTGATTCCGCTGTACTCGGTGATGACCGCCGAGGACGAGCAGCACGCGGCCCTGCTCGCCGGCATCGAGATGATCCGCACCGGCACCACCACCTTCTGCGAGGCGGGCACGCTCTTCGACGTGCTCGCGGTGGCCGAGGCGGTCGAGCGTCTCGGCATGCGCGCGATCCTGGGGCGCTGGACGTGGGATCTCGAGACCGGGCCCGATCGCATGCGCCAGACCACCGAGCAGGCGCTGCGGGCCAACGAGGAGATGCTGGAGGCGATCAACTCCCGCGAGGGCCTGGTGCGCGCCTGGCCGCTGCTGCTGGGCTTCGGCACCTGCTCGGCGGCGCTGATCCGCGGCGCCCATGCGCTCGCGGACCGCTCCGGCGTGGGCTGGGGCATGATGCACCTGGCCTCGCACCCCTCGCGCCGGACGCGCGACCGCCTGCCGCTGGCCACCCTGGACGGCTGGGGCGTGCTGGGCCCGCGCACCAAGCTCTCGCACATGGTCTACCTGGACGACGCCGACATCGCCCTGCTCGCCCGGCGCTCGGTCAAGGTCAGCCACTGTCCCACCGCGGGGCTCAAGCACACCAAGGGGCTCGCCGCCCACGCACGCGTGCCCGAGATGATCGCGGGCGGGGTGTGCGTCTCGCTGGGCGGCGACAGCGGCAACGGCTCCAATCACTTCGACATGCTGCGGATGATGTACCTGGTCGCCAACCTCTACAAGGATGCGCGGCTGGACGTGGGCGTGATGCCGCCCGAGACGGTGATGGAGATGGCGACCCGGCGCGGGGCGGAGTCGCTGCTGATGGAGCGCCAGATCGGCTCGATCGAGCCGGGCAAGCGCGCCGACCTCGTCTTCTACGATCGCGACGCGCCGGAGTGGCGGCCCCTGCTGAACCCGCTCAACAACCTCGTCTACGCGGCGACCGGCTCGAGCGTGCGCAGCGTGATGATCGACGGCCGGCTGGTCCTCGACGAGGGGCGGATCACCACGGTGGACGAGCGGGCGGTGTACGAGCGGGTCGAGGTGCTGGCCCGCCGTCAGGTGGAGCGCGCCGGGCTGCGTATCGAGAGCAGGTGGCCGCGGCTGTCCTGA
- a CDS encoding SPOR domain-containing protein translates to MLTDHETRPDHEAPRDGETPRASAETHDAQLAAQNENEFPTLEEPSWLDDDLDEDMEPPRDSAFRGIWIGVAAAAATFVLVFAIPHWLGWYDLGKPGQHDAREATPESVISTVTAKPSTGAPAEEPRAETATPAATPTANATPPPAPAVAPAPAAPTQDAPPKAPVRAAPPAPTPVAARSATHEKSTKPAASKRTYSVQIAAFKNAKQAGRLAARVKRDGYRADVQRVESSAVPWVVRVGGYASREQAESARDALARKGFRGFVL, encoded by the coding sequence ATGCTCACCGATCACGAGACGCGACCGGACCATGAGGCTCCACGCGACGGCGAGACGCCGCGCGCGTCCGCCGAGACGCACGACGCGCAGCTCGCCGCGCAAAACGAGAACGAGTTCCCGACGCTCGAAGAGCCCTCGTGGCTCGACGACGATCTCGACGAGGACATGGAGCCGCCGCGCGACTCCGCGTTCCGCGGCATCTGGATCGGCGTCGCCGCCGCGGCGGCCACCTTCGTGCTCGTCTTCGCGATCCCGCACTGGCTCGGCTGGTACGACCTCGGCAAGCCCGGTCAGCACGATGCCCGCGAGGCGACGCCCGAGTCGGTCATCTCGACCGTGACCGCCAAGCCCTCGACCGGCGCGCCGGCCGAGGAGCCGCGCGCCGAGACGGCCACCCCGGCCGCGACGCCGACCGCGAACGCCACGCCGCCCCCGGCCCCGGCGGTGGCGCCCGCGCCCGCCGCGCCGACGCAGGACGCGCCGCCCAAGGCGCCGGTGCGCGCCGCCCCGCCCGCGCCCACGCCGGTGGCCGCCAGGAGCGCGACCCACGAGAAGTCGACGAAGCCCGCGGCGTCCAAGCGGACGTACTCGGTGCAGATCGCAGCCTTCAAGAACGCCAAGCAGGCCGGCCGTCTCGCCGCCCGCGTCAAGCGCGACGGCTATCGCGCCGACGTGCAGCGAGTCGAGTCCTCCGCGGTTCCGTGGGTGGTGCGGGTCGGCGGCTACGCCTCGCGCGAGCAGGCCGAGTCGGCGCGCGACGCGCTGGCGCGCAAGGGCTTCCGCGGCTTCGTCCTCTAG
- a CDS encoding SDR family NAD(P)-dependent oxidoreductase encodes MRLQDRIALVTGGGSGIGRAIAVRFAEEGARVIVNDVAAERAHETIAAIAARAESPRGRAIAADVADSGQVRRMFAEIDREFGGLDILVNNAGIAETAAGDRERISAKAEARVAETMSGQPITTHWDVTQEMSDEAWHRMIGVHLNGTFFCTREALRLMARRNRGAIINMSSVAALMGLDATPHYSAAKGGILAFTRALAREVASRGIRVNAICPGYIDTPMTAPISPLMQRVILSRTPMNRMGAPEEIASTALFLASDDGSYFTGQWLSPNGGLHIG; translated from the coding sequence GTGCGACTTCAAGACCGGATCGCGCTCGTCACCGGCGGCGGCTCCGGGATCGGACGGGCCATCGCGGTGCGGTTCGCCGAGGAGGGCGCGCGGGTCATCGTCAACGACGTCGCGGCGGAGCGTGCGCACGAGACGATCGCGGCGATCGCGGCCCGCGCCGAGTCGCCGCGCGGCCGGGCGATCGCGGCCGACGTGGCCGACTCCGGGCAGGTGCGGCGGATGTTCGCCGAGATCGACCGGGAATTCGGGGGGCTGGACATCCTCGTCAACAACGCGGGGATCGCGGAGACCGCGGCGGGAGACCGGGAGCGCATCAGCGCCAAGGCGGAGGCGCGCGTCGCCGAGACGATGTCGGGGCAGCCGATCACCACCCACTGGGACGTCACGCAGGAGATGTCCGACGAGGCGTGGCATCGCATGATCGGGGTGCATCTGAACGGGACGTTCTTCTGCACGCGCGAGGCGCTGCGGCTGATGGCCCGGCGCAACCGCGGGGCGATCATCAACATGTCGAGTGTGGCCGCCCTGATGGGGCTCGACGCGACGCCGCACTACAGCGCGGCCAAGGGCGGCATCCTGGCCTTCACGCGGGCCCTCGCGCGCGAGGTGGCCTCGCGTGGGATCCGGGTCAACGCAATCTGCCCGGGCTACATCGACACGCCGATGACGGCGCCGATCTCGCCCCTCATGCAGCGGGTGATCTTGAGCCGGACGCCGATGAACCGCATGGGCGCGCCCGAGGAGATCGCCTCGACCGCGCTCTTCCTGGCATCGGACGACGGCTCCTACTTCACGGGCCAGTGGCTCTCCCCCAACGGCGGCCTCCACATCGGATAG
- the rnhA gene encoding ribonuclease HI yields the protein MYTDGACSGNPGPGGWGVVLIEDGRETEMSGGENPTTNQRMELTAPIKGLQTLTGRRRVAIYSDSAYVINCFRDRWYERWRKNGWLNAQKKPVENRDLWEALIALVERHDVTWHKVAGHSGDLLNDRADALARAGILRVV from the coding sequence ATGTACACGGACGGCGCCTGCTCGGGCAATCCCGGCCCCGGCGGCTGGGGCGTCGTCCTGATCGAAGACGGGCGCGAGACCGAGATGTCGGGCGGCGAGAATCCCACCACCAATCAGCGCATGGAGCTGACCGCTCCCATCAAGGGCCTGCAGACCTTGACCGGCCGCCGTCGGGTGGCGATCTACAGCGACAGCGCGTACGTGATCAACTGCTTCCGCGACCGGTGGTACGAGCGGTGGCGCAAGAACGGCTGGCTCAACGCGCAGAAGAAGCCGGTGGAGAACCGCGACCTCTGGGAGGCGCTCATCGCGCTGGTCGAGCGGCACGACGTCACCTGGCACAAGGTCGCCGGCCACAGCGGCGATCTCCTCAACGACCGCGCCGACGCCCTCGCCCGCGCCGGCATCCTCCGCGTCGTCTAG